A single region of the Oryzias latipes chromosome 21, ASM223467v1 genome encodes:
- the tnfaip6 gene encoding tumor necrosis factor-inducible gene 6 protein, whose product MSDAEEVFYGMEKELLCFSACIRSRLHPHWEQQSSHEAADGAAENICRMQAAILLWILSLLLKEVQAWGYRNGIFHNSIWLEQAAGVYHRESRKGRYQLTFIEAKAVCDYEGGKLATYEQLEAARQIGFHVCAAGWFDKGRVGYPIVKAGINCGFGKVGIIDYGFRLNKSEQWDVYCYNPNSKECGGVLTDQQKTIQSPGFPDKYQDGQICYWHIRVQLGQKIRLSFLEFDVEDDTSCLADYLEVYDSYNDIAGFAGRFCGDYLPEDIVSTGNVMTLKFLSDASVTSSGFRLQYVAFNATETHQ is encoded by the exons ATGTCTGATGCAGAAGAGGTATTCTATGGCATGGAGAAagagctgctgtgtttcagTGCTTGCATTAGGTCCCGCCTCCACCCTCACTGGGAACAGCAGTCCTCTCATGAAGCAGCAGACGGAGCAGCTGAAAACATCTGCAGGATGCAAGCCGCGATTCTCCTCTGGATCCTCAGCCTCCTGTTGAAGGAGGTGCAGGCATGGGGCTACAGAAATGGAATATTTCATAACTCTATTTGGTTGG AACAAGCTGCTGGAGTTTACCACAGAGAGTCACGCAAAGGGAGATACCAGCTGACATTCATAGAGGCCAAGGCTGTCTGTGATTACGAGGGGGGGAAGCTGGCCACCTACGAGCAGCTGGAGGCGGCGCGACAGATAG GTTTCCATGTGTGCGCAGCAGGATGGTTCGACAAAGGACGCGTTGGTTACCCTATTGTGAAAGCTGGCATCAACTGCGGCTTTGGAAAAGTTGGCATCATCGACTATGGATTCAGACTGAACAAGAGTGAGCAATGGGATGTTTACTGCTACAACCCAAACT CAAAGGAGTGTGGAGGAGTTCTGACCGACCAGCAGAAGACCATCCAGTCTCCTGGTTTTCCTGACAAATATCAGGATGGACAGATTTGCTACTGGCACATACGAGTCCAGCTTGGTCAGAAGATCCGCCTCAGCTTCCTGGAGTTTGATGTAGAGGATGACACATCATGtttggctgattacctggaggTCTACGACAGTTACAACGACATCGCTGGCTTTGCAGGGAG GTTTTGTGGTGACTATTTACCTGAAGACATCGTCAGCACTG GAAACGTGATGACGCTGAAGTTCCTCTCGGATGCTTCAGTCACCAGCAGTGGCTTCAGGCTGCAGTATGTCGCATTTAACGCGACAGAAACACACCAATGA